The nucleotide window ATCCATATTATGTCTTTCGCCTAATGCTTTCAAGCGATATAAAACACCGCGTTGATAACAGAATTGCAAATACTGCACGAAACCTGTAAATGAAAATTACGGCAATGAAATTTTGAATGAACATTTATAAAGATCCAAATCGTTTGATAAGAACCAACTTACTAATGTACGCGTTGAACCACATAAATTGTTGTCGAAATGCATACCATGGCCCTGTGTTAGGCCATACTAGCAAAACTCCAGAAACCACGGTCGAAAGGAAATGGTGAAATCTCCACCAGCCTTTAATTCTCGAACCGTTTACTTTCAATATACTTTCCCTTATCGTCAGCGTACAATAGTACCAGACTAAAAGGAACATAAAACTAAGTTCCAAGGTTCTAAAAAAATGtgcattataaaatattaatataatataaaagcaaaagaagtacaatataaaataaataatgttttacCTGATATTAGTTACTAGGTTTATCACAGATAAAATAAAACCAATTACAGAAAGGACTAATTTGAACTTTTCATATTCATCCTTATACTTGAATCTGAAAAAGGTTACAACAAATTACAATTGTATAATACTCGTTATACGTTTCGATATAAACATCGTAACTGTGCTCACTTATCGCTTTTATTTAATATGGAAACGTTAACACTGCCTAAAATAATTTGAAGGTATGTGCCATTTGCTTTTGGTAATGTTTGTTCTATTTCATGTAATTGCTGCTTCCTCTTCGTCATATGCTTGTCTAGACTCTGTCGTGCTCCGCTCGCGTGTAATCTGATTAAAATCATGAAAAATTTGTTACGATTCATGAAAAATAGTAACGATCagtttattagaattatttacTTACTGTTTCAACGATTTTGATATTACACCCATCCTATACCTCTGATGAGAAATGCCTTTCAAGCATTTTACCTGGAGTTCGCTTACCTCTTCTAATTTTGCAAGATATTCCCTGTTTAGTGCCTATATATGacaatataaaaatgttcttcTTACCGATTGCTCCATAATATGCTTTCTTACAAAGAAAATGTAATAGCGAAAACATTGTCAACTCTGAAACTAATGAAAACTATATTCGTTCCTATGTAACGAATTGTCTCGGATCCCAACGTATTAGCGTACGATTCCTCCGTATAGTCTCAAATAAGGTTTTCGTTCCTTTCTTCTCTGTTTCGAGCAACCCCCAGCCAAACGATTAAAACAGACTCTTGTTTTTAACTTTGCTGTGTTtcacattattatttttaaagcatTAAGTGCAAGAGTATTACAGCGGATACCACAGAAGAATAAATAAGTACTTTCTCGGACCGAACCACTACCTAATTTCGATAGTGATTTATGTTCTTCGAACACCGGTTTGGAGTGTCGCTATGCATAAATAAAGGGACACGCTTAACCTAGGTTGACGTTAAACTATCGACGACATTAACGTCTCGGTTTAACGAGAAATATATCTTACTTCTAATTCCTTGTAATCTTGTGCTAAGTCGTTCCAATCTTTCAGACAAGATTCAACATCAGTGTCCATTGTGGCGACGAAAAAGATGATTGAAAATGATGATGACCAAGAACTACCTAAAAATTcaatgtatgtacatacatatgtacaccAACGTAATGTACACTACGGCCGCGGCCGGTCGTCGTATGTATTGCTGCGGCTGAGTAAACCACTTCCTCGTAGATCTAGCAACAGAGTGCTCTAGAAGCTGTGTTTCGATTATCGTGATCTTCAGGGCCGACGTATGATAAGAGCGTTCTCTCAAAAATAACTGCACTACATAATCCGCGGGAGGAAAAGGATAGCGATTGCCTTCGAAATGTCATTTGCGACGAGAATTTTATGTTACATTCCGAATTGAGAAACGATACCGAACGAAATGCAAATCGACGTCGCCGGATGGGTCACGGAGTCAAATTTCGGTAAGCGTGTACGCGGCGGCGTTTAAAAATTCGATCAAAATATTCTGGCCAAATTAAATGTAATCGGACGTGACGAAATTTGTCCAGATTATTTCTCAATTGAATCGAACTTACGCAATTCCGATAATAATCCCTGTATCATTTTACTCGTAAAACTTTCTATTTCCACGCTCTGTTCCCGTGTCATATCTTGCGAATAATTTTGCCACGATATAATTATATCACGACACattgtatatatttaaataaatacaattaaatcCATTCAGCTTTATCCATGTAAATTATGCTGTATTTTTCTTCGATACAAAATTTGACAGTCCAACAGAATAAACTTACTTTTTCGTATAAAGTAACTTCTTCAAACATTCGAGTCCCGAAGCCTGATTCCATCGCTATTTTTGTTTGAACGGTGCCGTAACGGTAATTTATGAAGGCGCACACTTGTTTTCGTCTTTTTACTTATTCGCGCAGCACGGACTTGTAAATAATTGCGGATTCTTTGATTTCGAGGAGCATATAATACATTTGAAAATTTCAACGTTAGTTATGTCGTATTTTGCCGGACGCGTGAATTTTTTCACGGTTGTTGACCATAAGGGGACACACAAAACAGAGTGGATGAGAAAGTAGAAAGAATAAGTTAGCGAGAAAGCAAAAATCaaaagagatagaaagagaccgagagagagagagagagagagagagagagagagagagagagagagagagagagatgaacgaagactaaaatgttatataaataGTTCTGGCAGTAAACACATCGCTTCATGTGAAATTCTATGCATGTATGTACTTCATTTCGTCCAACACGCAGATTCCTTGACCTCGTATTGCGACAGCGTGACACGCCGACACGGAATACATTGTCCATCGGTTTCTTTTCCCCATGAATTCATTGCTTTCAATTTTATGCACCTACAAAGACCAACCGTAGACAGATGGCATGATTCTTTCCCTCGGTGAATTTTAATGCTCTCACTGCTAGCTCTAGAACTGTATCCACAGAAAATACAACTGAATCTTCTAGAGAAGGCACACCagcataataatataaattgtgtATTACGTAGTCACATAAATGCTGAAAATGCCGATAAAAAAAACTACGATGGACGTGTTTTAGATGTTTTCCCGCTAATAAAAAAGTAGGTCGATTCTCTATCATGCTACATATTCTAAAGAAAGTAATCAGGGTGAAGACGGTATTAGCTGCATTACTTGTAAACGCTATCGTCTCTTTCAAAGTCTTCATTTTTCATTCAGCTATGCTGAACGATTAACCTGATTAACCTTTCGTCTAGATATATCATTCCGGAAGAGTGGTCCCTACAATACATATAATGTTTGTAGGTATGTACATCTTAAGAGTTTGCGAATGTTTGTAGGAATATAAGCACCGTGTAAACATCTTTTCGCAAAATTTCTACCTAATTAAGAGAATTACATTTGAGAATTACACAGTTGCACGACAAATTGCCAGCAATAAGATTATTTAATGTAATTCGTTATTCTCTGTTTTCGAGATATGTAGGTATCTAATGTCTCCCCTCCCGATGTAAGAAATTTCGGCTAGagattcaaatacatccgataaTGGTAAATAGTGTGCAGTAGACGTTACAATGGTTTCGGGATGACCACGAGATCATGAGACGAAGATGAATAATAGACGTTTAATAGTAATTAAAAATCAGTGTGCGTAATCGGTCTACTTCTTAATACGGTAAGAAATTTATAGTACAATATTTATCACTGTTAAATATAGAGTCACGCATGCTCGTCTGAAACAAGAAACGATTAGTCTGCAAAAGGTGTCCGATTTGACACGTGCCAATACGTATGATTACCGTGAAAGAACATTCCGCAACCTTCAAGCACACGACAGTTATCGATTGCATTTCTGTCGAACGAAAGAAGCTTCAGTGGGTCCATCTGTGAGTCGACGGACGGCCGTCTGATTTCCCGCGTTCCACAGTAAACAGTAATAATGCTATCGAAAGCTCGATACGACAGTAAGAAATGTTCCATTAGCAAAACTTAGCCGAGGTTGCCGGAGCTTACAGTATTTCCTACTCCAATCGTAAAAGTGAAAGGAAAAACATGAACATTACGCGAAATTGTCTTAAAGCTGCGGGAAAAGTCAGCCACATCCAGGGTAATATTTCATCGAATTATTGTATACCGGATTGCAGTTACGTAGGGGCGAAGAGGATCGACGATTCGTCCGATATCGCGAAGACTGCTGACGGCGCTGCACAATTGAAAATCGAAATCGTCGAGAAATcgtgcgagaaagagagaagttaTGGTGTTGCGAATAAAGCAACTGCTACCGGAAGTGATCTGCAGCAAGCACCGGAACCGCAAGGTCTACCTTTGTTTGGAACGCTTTTCTCGTTTTTACTTGCTGGTGGCGCGAAAAGACAGCACGAATACGTGGACAAAAGACATAAGCAGCTGGGTCCGGTTTACAGAGAAAGACTGGGGCCAGTTACGGCAGTGTTTGTCAATTCCCCGCAAGAGTATCGTAGAATCTTTCGGA belongs to Megalopta genalis isolate 19385.01 chromosome 1, iyMegGena1_principal, whole genome shotgun sequence and includes:
- the LOC117218125 gene encoding transmembrane protein 120 homolog, which gives rise to MDTDVESCLKDWNDLAQDYKELEALNREYLAKLEEVSELQVKCLKGISHQRYRMGVISKSLKQLHASGARQSLDKHMTKRKQQLHEIEQTLPKANGTYLQIILGSVNVSILNKSDKFKYKDEYEKFKLVLSVIGFILSVINLVTNIRTLELSFMFLLVWYYCTLTIRESILKVNGSRIKGWWRFHHFLSTVVSGVLLVWPNTGPWYAFRQQFMWFNAYISFVQYLQFCYQRGVLYRLKALGERHNMDITIEGFHSWMWRGLSFLLPFLFIGYLFQLYNAYMLYTLTSHLEATWHVPVLSAMFLVLFLGNMITTIMVIPQKLRQRVRDHLPGVFASKAEKKREVNNEEDAKDTKFD